One part of the Macrobrachium rosenbergii isolate ZJJX-2024 chromosome 3, ASM4041242v1, whole genome shotgun sequence genome encodes these proteins:
- the LOC136855661 gene encoding E3 ubiquitin-protein ligase DDB_G0292642, which translates to MSAIPLLLQFPQTPGSPSPLHRPISRTPNALRQGGIRSLKGNNNRNSFPPDQNQESRWASLLSRATSAKPYGACSPALSSVSSSTTGNQTALPPQQPVSAQPVPPPTYQTVSTTYQSPISSAPKPPTTTYQPPTEVHQIRSAAHQPPSYSPLVPTASFNRGVTSPTAIKLFNPSKRLNKSQSHLIMPRMKSFLRAGQGSRSGKDGTKKENVNNPQEHLTREVSVKSLTSYGNANSPEPLIRKCHTVLALSSTAGNTAHTRLVKDKKSKLGFLRRMSSSRSAVFTSNKMTLPKSPSVASDMKRLRKNSSSVLFTQAELEGEGSGCSRCASAASITSRRLSGLAQDTLFCKLCLSDVSIKEMYQLQQCQCRFCKYCMAVYATLKIREGDYVIECPDANCDCSGELTLEEIESLVGNELLQLHMKFRKNTEVDMDPVRAWCPMPECETVVSLPMSKLEGPQCTTCPTCTTVFCAACSEPWHPSQPCHTDTADSLGVPNDEMIKRCPSCKVPIERDAGCAQMLCKKCKHVFCWYCLTSLDDDFLLRHYDKGPCKNKLGHSRASVLWHRAQVIGIFAGFGLLLVVASPLLLFVGPCLLCCKCRPCSKHDVEDESLYGI; encoded by the exons ATGAGCGCCATCCCTCTCCTGCTGCAGTTTCCTCAGACACCGGGGTCACCGTCGCCTCTCCACCGACCCATTTCAAGAACTCCAAACGCCCTCCGCCAGGGAGGCATTCGCTCTCTGAAGGGAAACAACAACCGCAATTCTTTCCCACCAGATCAGAACCAGGAATCCCGCTGGGCGTCTCTCCTTTCCAGGGCTACCTCGGCTAAGCCGTACGGGGCTTGCAGTCCTGCTCTCAGCAGTGTCAGTTCCAGTACCACTGGCAATCAGACGGCGTTGCCTCCGCAGCAGCCTGTTTCTGCTCAACCAGTGCCGCCACCGACGTACCAGACTGTGAGTACTACTTACCAGTCACCAATCAGCAGTGCCCCTAAACCGCCCACGACAACTTACCAACCGCCCACTGAGGTCCACCAAATAAGGTCAGCCGCCCATCAACCTCCAAGTTACAGTCCACTCGTGCCCACGGCTTCCTTTAACCGGGGGGTAACTTCTCCAACAGCTATCAAGCTATTCAATCCTAGTAAACGTTTGAACAAGTCCCAATCACATCTCATCATGCCTCGAATGAAGTCCTTCCTCCGTGCCGGCCAGGGCTCGCGGTCTGGCAAAGACGGCaccaagaaggagaatgtcaacAACCCTCAGGAACACCTCACGCGAGAGGTTTCCGTCAAGAGCCTCACCAGCTACGGGAATGCCAACTCCCCAGAGCCACTCATCAGAAAATGCCACACTGTCTTAGCCTTGTCATCCACTGCGGGGAATACTGCTCACACCCGTCTAGTGAAAGACAAGAAGAGCAAATTAGGCTTCCTAAGACGGATGTCCTCGTCCAGATCAGCCGTGTTTACCTCCAATAAAATGACTCTTCCGAAGTCTCCGTCTGTGGCCTCTGACATGAAGCGGCTAAGAAAGAACTCTAGTAGTGTACTCTTTACTCAGGCTGAGTTGGAAGGCGAGGGAAGTGGGTGTTCCAGGTGCGCATCTGCAGCATCCATAACCTCCAGACGCCTTTCTGGTTTAGCTCAGGATACTCTATTTTGTAAACTGTGTCTCTCTGATGTTTCCATAAAAGAAATGTATCAGCTACAGCAGTGCCAGTGCCGATTCTGCAAATAT TGTATGGCCGTTTATGCTACGCTCAAAATCAGGGAAGGTGATTACGTCATTGAATGTCCAGATGCAAACTGTGACTGCAGTGGGGAACTCACACTTGAAGAGATAGAGTCTCTCGTCGGAAATGAACTGCTACAACTGCACATGAAATTTAGGAAGAATACAG AGGTGGACATGGACCCAGTAAGAGCTTGGTGCCCAATGCCTGAATGTGAAACCGTTGTTAGCCTGCCCATGTCCAAACTGGAGGGCCCTCAGTGTACTACCTGTCCCACGTGTACTACTGTCTTCTGCGCTGCCTGCAGTGAACCTTGGCATCCCAGCCAACCCTGTCATACTGACACTGCTGATTCCCTG GGTGTTCCAAACGATGAGATGATCAAGAGATGCCCTTCATGCAAGGTGCCCATTGAAAGGGATGCTGGATGTGCGCAGATGCTGTGCAAAAAGTGCAAGCATGTTTTCTGTTGGTATTGCCTTACTTCGTTAGAT GATGATTTTCTTCTGCGACATTATGACAAAGGCCCCTGCAAGAACAAGCTGGGGCACAGCCGCGCATCAGTCTTGTGGCACAGGGCTCAGGTCATAGGGATCTTTGCTGGGTTCGGTCTCCTGCTCGTCGTGGCATCTCCCCTCTTGTTATTCGTGGGGCCCTGCCTGCTGTGTTGCAAATGCAGACCTTGTTCTAAACACGACGTAGAAGACGAGAGCCTCTACGGTATATGA